GACGTGGCATACCAGCTAAGCCCAAAAAGTGCATTGGGAAGAAGGTAAGGTTAAAGAAGAACATCGAACCCCAGAAATGAACCTTGCCCCGGAACTCATCGGCCATACGACCTGTCCACTTTGGACACCAGTAATAAAAGCCTGCAAACATTGCGAAGAGCGAACCTGCTACCAGCACATAGTGGAAATGGGCAACGACGTAGTAGGTATCTTGTAGGCCAATATCAATTGGAGCCATAGCTAGAACGAGTCCCGTAAAGCCACCAATCGTGAACACAAAGATGAATCCAATCGCCCATAGCATCGGGGTTTCAAAGGTCATTGACCCTTTCCACATCGTCGCAACCCAATTAAAAATCTTCACTCCAGTTGGAACTGCAATCAACATCGTGGCATACATAAAGAAGAGCTGACCAGTCACCGGCATACCGGTGGTAAACATGTGATGGGCCCAAACAATGAATGACAAGATTGCGATAGATGATGTGGCATAAACCATCGAGGCATAGCCAAATAAACGCTTTCTAGCAAAAACAGGAACTACCTCACTAATAATGCCAAACGCGGGCAAGATCATGATGTAAACCTCTGGGTGACCGAAGAACCAGAAGATATGCTGGTACATCACAGGGTCGCCACCGCCAGCTGCAGAGAAGAAGCTGGTTCCAAAATGACGGTCAGTGAGAACCATGGTGATCGCACCAGCTAGTACAGGCATCACAGCAATTAATAAATAGGCCGTAATCAACCAGGTCCAGCAGAACATTGGCATCTTCATGAGTGTCATGCCAGGTGCGCGCATATTCAAAATGGTCACGATGATATTAATCGAACCCATAATGGATGAGGCGCCTAACAAGTGAAGTGCAAAGATGGCCATATCCATCCCTGGTCCCATTTGCAAGGTCAACGGTGCATACAAGGTCCAGCCGCCAGAGGGCGCGCCACCCGGTGCTAAAAATGAACCGAACAACAGCAATGCAGCGACTGGCAGAATCCAAAAACTGAAGTTGTTCATACGGGCGAACGCCATATCAGACGCACCAATTTGCAATGGGATCATCCAATTTGCAAAACCCACGAAGGCCGGCATGATGGCACCGAATACCATCACCAAACCATGCATAGTCGTTAGCTGATTAAAGAACTCGGGGCGCAAATATTGTAATCCGGGCTGAAAAAGCTCCAAACGAATACCAAGCGCCATAACGCCGCCAGCCAAGAGGCTCACGAAGGCGAAGATCAAATACATCGTGCCGATGTCTTTGTGGTTGGTTGCAAACAACCAGCGACGCCAGCCATGCGGATGATCGTGTACATGATCGTGTGCGTGATCGTGGGTTGTGGATATGGTGCTCATAATTTGCTCCGGTTTAATTCAATTCGTTATATAGGTTCAGTTATTTTCCAGTACGAACAGATGCAAACTCTTGAGTTTGTACTACTTCACCTGTCTTGTTACCCCATGCATTGCGGTAATAGGTCATCACGGCTGCCAAATCACCATCGGATAGAACACCGCCCCATTTGGGCATGGCACCCTTGCCATTAATCAAAATTGTGAAATTACCTGCCTTTGGACCAAGTGCAACCTTGCTGCCATCCAATGCAGGGAAGGCGCCTGCGCCCTTGCCGTTCGGTTGGTGGCATGCAGCGCAATTGGTAGCGTAAACCTTCGCACCACGATCCATTTGCTCTGCCAAGGTGTAGACCTTGCTCGGATCATCTGCGGTTGCAGCCATTTCTTTTTTCTTTTGTGCAACCCATTTGGTGTAATCCTCTTCTGAAACGACTCTAACCACGATGGGCATAAATGCGTGCTGCGCACCACAAAGCTCTGAACACTGTCCGCGGAAGGTGCCAATTTTTTCAGCTCTAAACCAGGTATCACGCACAAAACCAGGAATTGCGTCTTGCTTTACACCAAAGGCCGGAACGGTCCATGCGTGAATCACATCATTGGCTGTTGTAATAAGACGAATTTTTTTATTCACTGGTACAACCATCTCATGATCGACTTCCATCAGATAGGTTGGGCTCTTGGGTGCGAGATTGTTAATCGCTTCGCGTGAAGTCGACATAGTTGAAAGAAAGCTAATGCCTTCGCCTTCGCCCTTAATGTAGTCATAGCCCCATTTCCACTGATATCCAGTGGTTTTAATGGTGATATCGGCATTGGTGGTGTCCTTCATCGCGACCACTGTTTTGGTGGCAGGCAGTGCCATGCCAATCACAATGAGGAGTGGGATGACGGTCCAAATGATTTCTACTGATGTGCTTTCATGAAAAGATGCGGGCTGAGCACCTTTGGATTTGCGATGCTTGTAAATGGAATAGAACATCACGGAGAAAACGCCAATAAAGATCACCAAGCAAATGATCATCATGAACCAATGCAACCAATGAATCTCTTCCATAATTTTGGTTGCGGGGGCTGGGAAATTGAGTTGATTTACTTTGGGACCGCCCGGCATATCTTGCGCTGCAACAGCAAAACTCCAGATTCCAAAACCAAACGCAAACCAAATTTTTATCAGCAATTTACGAATATTCATTTTTTTCTCAAATTTATTAGCAGCGTTCCCAGAAAACGACGGCCGCTTTTCTACCCACTAATCAATAATTAGACACTGAATTATAGGATGATTTGCTTGACAGAAGTCATTTTGTGATTTCCTTTGGGGCAAACCCTATATGTAGATAATTAAATGTAAGTACTTACTTATAAAATAGCTCCGCAACTATTTACGTTTAATTGCGTCTACGCGAATATATGCCGTTTTACTATCCCCGATACCGCGATTTTTAGCTAAAACCCACGCATGCCCATAAACGATTTCCAGGGTTAGTTTTAGGGCAGCAGGGACTTTAAACTGATGAAATTGCGTTCCAGCAGAAATGAGCCCAAGGGCCAAACCATCGTCGTAAAGCGCCTGCCCGGTTTCATACTCCAGATAAAGATATTCCATATCCATGACCGGGTCCGAATAGCGGTTTTGAACTAAGGCATCCCCAATATCATGCATATCGAGGGCTCCCGGTAGTGCTTGTAAGTGCCCGCCCTCTAAATTAGCATTTCGGAGTTCCTTGCCCGTATCAGGACCCAAATAGGCAAAGGAAATTAAACCGCCTTCAGTCAAGTGTTGGTGACAATTTGCTAACCAGGCTCCTGGATTACTGCGACTTTGCAACGATAAATTACTAAGGATTAAGTCATACGATGCGTCGGCTGGAATCCCCTGATCTAATAATTGGCCTGAATTTGGTAAGACACGACCAAGCGTCTGTTGAAGTTTGATCCTCAATGGAATAGTTCTATAAATTTGACGATCAAGGATAGTGTCAATTTGCGCACCAGGAAAACGCTTAATGAATGCCCTACGATTTAGTCCAGAGAAATCGGGTTCGAGCAAAATTTGTTTTGGTGATAGCTTGATGGGTGCTAGCTTATCAAGCATTCGCTCTTGAATTTCTGCTCGAAGCCATGAAAGAGAAGTGGTCATCGAATCAGTATACTCAGCGCCCCAATGAGCTGGCTTCGCACTGCAACCCAATATTTAATTCCGACACTCTGCATGGTGTGCGAGCAAGTACAAGCTGAAATTGTATGTTTTCCATGTCGCGATCGCATTGCTCATAACCGCCTGCAATTTGGTCCATCGTGCCTGATTTGTGCGCTACCGATCAGGCCACATCAATCACTTTGTTTTCAGTGTGAACGGGCAAAGCCAGCCTTTGATCGAGTGATTTATCTCGACCTCTATCAGGAGCCATTGCGTCACCCGCTTCACCTTTTAAAGTACCAAAAAAGGCTAGCATGCGCTAGCGGCTTTGCCTTTTTGTGGAATGAATTTCATCACCATACTCTCAAGACATGCGATGCGGATGTTTTAATTCCAGTACCACTTAGTCCTACAAAATTAGCAGCTCGCGGCTTTAACCAAGCATGGGAAATCGCGAAACGGTTTGATCTTCCAAAATCCGTCAGACGCATTCCAAACCTAATCGTTTGCCACGCGACACATACTGCTCAGGCAAGCCTTAATCGTGCTGAGCGAACCATATCGATGCAAGGCCGTTTTGAATTGAAAGGAGATGCGGCTCCCAAGATTCGAGACCAACACATCCTCATTGTGGATGATGTGATGACCACTGGCTCAACCATCCATTCTTTAGCAGCGGCCCTCAAGCAGTCTGGAGCAAAGCGGGTAAGCGCATGGACCATATTACGTACACCCCCTTGGGGATCTTAGGTGCAATATGATGCTGCTATGTTTAATGTCGTTTTATTTGAACCTGAAATCCCTCCCAATACTGGGAATATCATCCGTTTATGCGCCAATACCGGTGCAAAGTTGCATCTCATCAAGCCACTTGGCTTTCCTCTTGAGCACGCCAAATTAAAGCGGGCGGGCCTGGACTACCATGAGTTTGCCAATCTCAAACTGTATGAGAACTGGTCCGATTTTCTAATAACTACACAGGCTGATCTGCGGCGTGTCTTTGCTCTAACGACCAAAGGCCAGCGCTCGTTACTGGATACGAAGTTTCACTCAAATGATTACTTTGTATTTGGATCGGAGACAAAAGGAATTAGTGATGAGGTACGCGCGAGCATTTCTCGTGAGAATCATCTGCGGCTGGCAATGCTTGCCAATAGTCGTAGCTTAAATCTTTCAAACTCAGTGGCAGTCGTGGTTTATGAAGCGTGGCGCCAACACCAATTTCAGGGCGGTGCTTAAGTTTCCGATTTGGGCTCGCGCCCCATTAAGGTCCGAACACCTTCTTCGGGACTCAGTTGACCATTGAGTACGTGACTAACCGTTGCACAAATTGGCATCTCGACCTGATGCTGTTTAGCCAAATCACTCACGGCTTGCGCACACAAGACACCCTCAGCCACATGACCAAGCGCGGCTAACACCCGGTCCAAAGGCTCTCCAGCAGCAAGCGACAAACCTACGCGACGGTTGCGCGATAAATCACCAGTTGCGGTCAAAATAAGATCACCCAAGCCAGTGAGCCCCATGCAGGTCTCACTCTTACCGCCCACTGCTTTAACCAAGCGCATCATTTCGGCTAAGCCACGCGTTAATAAGGCAGCGCGAGCATTCATGCCCAATCCCAAACCATCACCAATTCCGGTGGCAATCGCTAATACATTTTTCACTGCACCACCAAGCTCGACCCCAACCAGATCATCGCTTGCATACACCCGAATATTTCCATGATGAAATGCAGTTTGTACCCGCTGACAAAATTCAGGTGTAGTGCTTGCAACCGTCAAAGCGCAAGGCAGGCCCTCGCCAACTTCACGTGCAAAGCTTGGGCCTGATAAAACACCAACTGCATGCGCATGAGAGGCGAATCGTTCTTGTTCGCGCTTGACGACCTGGTGAGGAAGTAGGGCAGTTTTAGGCTCTAGCCCTTTGCAAAGCCACAAAATATTAAATGGGTGTTGTGCCGTTTTAAACACATCGGCTACCGTACTTGCCAAACCAGCCATTGGGGTTGCAATAACTAATATGTCATCAGCCCCCAATCGGCTCACGGCTTTCTCAAAATCCGACTCAATCAATAATGAATTTGGTAGGGCAACAGCCGGTAAATACTGCTTATTTTCTTGGTCCCTACGCATGGCGTCAGCGGCATTTGGGTTGCGCGCCCACAGGTAAACCAGATGGTGACTAGCAGCGGATATAGCAATGGCTGTACCCCATGCTCCTGCCCCTAGGACCGATATATTCATTAGTTGGGCAAAATAATCTTGCTCTCTGCGTCACCATTACCGGCTTGGGCTCCTTGAGCTGCCTGAGCCTGAGCCAAACGATGCTCATACATGCCATGAAAATTGATATCGGCAAGATGAATGGGCTGAAAGCCGGCACGGCTAATAATGTCAGCAACGTTCGAACGCAAATAGGGAAAGATGATGCTTGGGCAGGTGATACCAAGCATGGGATCAATTTGCTCAATGGGGATATTTTTAAACTCGAAAATACCGGCTTGCTTGGCCTCGACCAAGAACATGACCTTGCCTTCAACGCGGGCGGTGACTGTACTCAAGAGGGCAACCTCAAACAACTCATCGCTTAAGCGATCAACTGCAATATCCAATTCCACCTGAATCTGTGGCTCACTAGCAACCAATAAAATACCAGGAGCATTAGGTTGTTCGAGTGATAAATCTTTTAAATAAACACGTTGGATGACAAACGAAGGTTCATTTGAACCCGTTGCTGAATTCGTTGCAACATCACTCATACAAGCTCTCTTTCCAATTTGAAACGGTTAGGCTAAAAGCGGATCAAGACCGCCTGCACGATCTAATGCTGCTAGATCATCGTAACCGCCAATATGACGATCACCGATATAAATTTGTGGAACGGTCCTGCGACCCGTGCGAGTCATCATTTCTTCTCGCCTTGCCGGATCGACATCAATCAAAATCTTTTGCAAATTCTGAACACCCTTCTTTTGCAAAAGTTTTTCTGCCATGACACAGTACGGACAAACACGAGTGCTATACATCAAAACGTCTGGCATGGCTTCCCCATTACGATTTAACAAGTGGCAATCCAGAAGTTTGCCAAGCACCGATACCGCCCTCTAAGACGCCCACTTCGGCATACCCAAGATTGCGAAGCTCTTTAGCTGCTTTCTGAGAATGAGCAGGGCCTCGACCAATCACTACAACAGGATATTTTTGGTCGATTTTCATGGTTTTTAGGCTGGCGCCCAGGCTCTCCAGAGCGATATTTTTGGCATTTGGTAAATGGCCCAATTTAAAATCTTCTTCGGTTCGCAAATCGATCACATTGGCCTTGCGACGGTTGATCCAAATGGTTGCATCGGTTGGGGTTAAGCCCTTGCCACTCATTAGGGTTGATAATGTTGGCATGAATAAAGCCGTGCCCGAAATGATCATTAAGGCGGCCAATACGAGGTTGTCGGTTTGAGCTAAGAAGTCCATTGTCAGATTATAGAATGCATCTATGAAACAACTCATCCTAGTCCGCCACGGACAATCCGCCTGGAATCTTGAAAATCGGTTTACTGGATGGGCCGATATTGACCTTACCCCAACAGGTGTAGAGCAATCCCAACGGGCTGGTCAACTTCTGAGGGAGGCTGGCTATGACTTTGATATTGCCTATACCTCGGTTCTAAAGCGCGCCATCCGAACCTTATGGAATATCCAAGATGCAATGGATCTAATGTGGGTGCCCGTGGTCCATAGCTGGCGATTAAATGAACGGCACTATGGCGCACTAACGGGGCTCAACAAGGCAGAGACCGCGGCCAAATTTGGGGATGAGCAAGTCCATATCTGGCGGCGCTCCTATGCCATCGCCCCTCCTCCATTAAGCCCGGAGCAGCGCGCTGAGCTCGCCAATGATCCCCGCTATACCAACCTCAATCATGAGGATATTCCCCATGGGGAGTGCCTGAAAGACACTGTAACTCGGGTTTTACCCCTTTGGAATGAGTCAATCGCTCCGGCTCTCAAACTTGGTAAAAGAGTTATTCTGGTCGCCCATGGCAATAGCATCCGCGCCCTAATGAAACACATTGATCAGGTATCGGATGAGGCCATCATGGAAGTCAATGTGCCAAACGGCAATCCCCTCATTTATGAACTGGATGATGAACTACGCCCAATACAACATTTCTATTTAGAGGCAAAATAGCTAAATGCGTCAGTTATTTAGAAATATTGTCCTAGTTAGTATTGGTTTGATTGCCGGAATTGCGGCAACCATCCAGTTTTCTGCTACCGCGCAGCAGGGTACAAGTACCTTGCCGCTCGATGAGTTACGCACGCTTTCGAATGTCTTTGGGCAAATTAAGCGTGAGTATGTTGAACCAATTGATGATAAACAGCTACTCACCGATGCAGTTAAAGGCATGGTCAGTAGTCTTGATCCGCACTCCGCCTATCTCGATAAAAAAGATTTTGCCGAAATGCAAGAGCAAACTGCTGGTAAGTTTGCTGGCCTTGGTATTGAAATTACCTCCGAAGACGGTTTGGTCAAAGTTCTTAATCCAATTGAAGGCTCACCTGCTGCTAAAGCTGGTCTTCAGGCCGGCGATCTGATTACCCGCTTAGACGATAAACCAGTGCGTGGTATGTCACTTGATAAAGCCGTTCGTACCATGCGTGGTACACCGGGTACCAAAATTACTTTAACAATTTTTAGAAAAAGTGAAGAGCGTACTTTTCCAGTCACCATCACACGCGCTGAAATCAAAGTGCAGTCGATTCGAGCAAAAATTGTGGATAACAATATTGCATGGGTCCGCATTACTAGCTTTCAAGAGCGCACCATTCCAGATCTTGCTAAGAAATTGGCAGAGCTTGCCGCCAAAGATCCGAGCTTAAAAGGGCTGGTGTTAGATTTGCGTAATAACGGTGGTGGCCTACTGCAAGGCGCGGTTGGTGTTGCCGCTGCTTTCTTGCCCCCAGGTGCAGTCATTGTTTCTACCAAAGGTCAGGCTCCTGACTCACGGCAGGTATTTAATGCAGTTCCTGCGATGTATAAATTGAACGAATCAAATGATCCCCTTGATGAGGTTCCGCCGCTCTTTAAGAAAATCCCAATGGTGGTCCTGGTCAATGCCTACTCCGCATCTGCTTCTGAAATCGTTGCGGGTGCACTACAAGATTACAAGCGTGCCACTATTCTTGGGAAGACCACCTTTGGTAAAGGATCCGTGCAAACTGTTCGGCCACTCAGTAGTGACTCGGCACTTAAAATCACCACCGCTTACTACTACACCCCCAATGGTCGCTCAATCCAAGCGTTTGGGATTAAACCCGATATTCCGGTGGATCAGAATAAAGACGGTGACCCTGAAGATGTATTAATTACACGAGAAATTGATAGTGAAAAGCATTTGCGTAACAAACAGTCGTCAGAAGAAACATTGATTAAAGATCGTGAGAAACGTCGTCTCCAAGAATTGCAATTGATTGAAGAGCGCAATGCAAAGAAAACGCCAGAGGAGCGCGAGAAAGAAAAGAATCGTCGTCCACCTGAGTTTGGCAGCAATGATGACTTCATGTTGCAGCAAGCCATTGCCTTTCTGAACGGTCAAACGGTCAAGCGCTCGGCTTCTAAACTTGAGTAATTGAGTTGCTCATGAATGACGAGCAACTCCTTCGCTATTCGCGCCATCTACTACTCGATGAAATTGACATTGCAGGCCAAGAGCGGCTGTTAAGTTCCCACGTACTCATCATTGGTGCCGGTGGTTTGGGCTCTGCCTGCGCGCCTTATCTGGCTGCAGCTGGTGTTGGAAAAATTACCCTCGTCGACCATGATCATGTCGAACTCACCAATCTTCAGCGTCAAATCATGCATCAGGTCAATAGCATTGGCATGAGTAAAGTAGCCTCGGGTGAACGCTTTCTCAAGAGCTTAAATCCCGGCTGTCAGGTGAAGGCACTAGAGAAGAAGGTTGATGAACCCTTACTTGAAGAGCTCATCCAAAATGTTGATGTGGTGGTTGACTGCACCGATAACTTTCTGACCCGACATTTAATTAATCGGGTGTGCGTTAACTATAAAAAGGTATTGGTCTCTGGCGCTGCATTGCGCTTTGATGGTCAAGTGAGCGTGTTTGATTTTCGTGATCCGAGCTCACCATGCTATGCCTGTGTCTTCCCACCAGATCCCAATTATGTTGAAACCAACTGTGCCAGTATGGGGGTGTTTGCGCCTCTCGTGGGCATTATTGGAAGTATCGCCGCGGCGCAGACTCTGCAAGTCATGATTGGTTTTGGAGAGTCTTTACTGGGACGCCTGCTGATCTGGAATGCTCGCACAACCCAAGTGGATGAAATTAAACTGGCGCGCCAGCACACTTGTCCAGTGTGCGGATCAGGCGTACGCTAATGAATTGAATTTAAGCGATTAAATAAAACACTTTGCTCAACTGGCTCGTAAGCCGCTAATAACTCATCAATATGCAACTTTAACTTACGGGTATCGGCCTGCATGATCTCGCGCTTGACTAATAAAAGTTGGCTAAAGTGCATTGAGAAATCGGTCAGGCCCATCGCCAGCAATAGCTTTGTCAAAGCGGGGTCGCCAGCCATCTCACCGCATACTGCAATTGGCACATTGGCTCGGTTTGCCTCACGAATAATTCCTGCAATTAAATTGAGTACTGCTGGGTTTAATGGATCATACAAGTGGGCCACAGCATGATCGGCGCGGTCAATCGCCAAGGTGTACTGAATCAAATCATTAGTGCCAATCGACAAATAATCAAAGTGTTTAACAAAGAGCGGCATCATTAAAGCAGCGGCTGGAATCTCAATCATTGCCCCCACCTGAATATCCGGATTAAATGCCTGACCCCGCTCTTGTAATTGCTGCTTTGCCTTTTCAATGAGTCGCAAACTTTCATGAATCTCTTGTGCATGCGCCAACATCGGCAATAACAGTCGGACCTGGCCATGAGCAGACGCACGTAAGATTGCGCGTAATTGAGTTAAAAATATCTCAGGCTCAGATAAAGACCAACGAATGGCACGCAAGCCAAGGGGCGATGTGCCCGTGCTTCCGGTCTCAGCTCCCGCTACCGCCTTATCGGAGCCAATATCAATTGTACGAATATTGACCGGCAAGCCAAACATTGCCTCAACCGCACGGGTGTATTCTTGATATTGCTTCTCTTCATCCGGAAGACCATACTCTTGGTTCATAAACAAAAACTCAGACCGAAATAGTCCAATACCGACTGCACCTAAATCTAGGGCATGCTTGGCATCCTCTGGCAATTCAATATTGGCAAATAACTCGATCTCAACCCCGTCTTTTGTACAGGTCGGGCTGTACTTGAGCTCTTGTAGCTTTTCAGACTCTATGCGTTTTTCAGACTGAAGATTCCGATATTGAGCGAGAAGCATCTCGTCTGGGGCAACCACCACAATCCCGCGGTCCCCATCAATCACAATCCAATCACCGTGCTCAATCATGTCACTGGCATGACGAATACCCACGACTGCCGGTATCTCTAGGCTACGCGCCACAATCGCGGTGTGAGAGGTTTTCCCACCCAAATCAGTTACAAAGCCACTTAACGCATTCTCTTTAAACCGTAACATGTCATGGGGTGCAATATCATGCGCCACCACAATCGTGTCGTCTTCAAAGTGTCCGGTAATCAACCCCTCACCGCCAATCACGGTCTGACGGTTATGCGACTGCAGCGCCTTCAGGACTCGCTCAGCCACCTGCCGAATATCATTACCACGTTCCTTTAAATACGGATCATCCATTTCAGAAAACTGCTCAAGCAAGTCATTGAGCTCGGTGGTCAAGGCCCAAGCAGCATTTAAGCGTTTTTGCCGAATTAGGGCTAAGGGCTTTTCAGCTAAGGTTGGGTCCGAGAGGATTAGCTGATGAACATCTAAAAATGCCGCCATCTCCTGTGGGGCATCTTTGGGTAAAGCAGCTTTAAGCGTATTGAGCTCTTGGCGCACACAATCAAATGCCTCGAGTAACTTATTGGCTTCAGCCTCTTCAGTCCCGGGCTCAATGAGGTAATGACTGACTTCAAGAGCAGCTCTGGAAATTAATACAGCTTTGCCAATCGCAATGCCCTTAGAGACTGCAATGCCATGGAGCGCAAAAGTCATTCCTACTCGCCCTCACCAAATCGATTGTCAATCAACTCACAAATTTTCTTTAGGGCTTCGTCTTCTCTCTCGCCAACAGTCTCAATCGTAACGCTACTACCCATACCGGCAGCTAGCATCATCACGCCCATAATACTTTTAGCATTAATACGTCGGCCGTTCTTGCTCATAAAAACCTCGCACGGGTACTCACTGGCGAGTTGTGATAACTTTGCGGACGCACGCGCATGCAGACCGAGCTTATTAATAATTTCGATATCAACTTTTGGCATCGCTCGTTCCTGCATTCTGATTCAAGATAAGATCGGCATCTGCCATTAATGAGGGCGCTCCTAAACGAATAATGCCGTTTTGACCGCCCTGCATCGCTTTAAGAGCAACCGATTCCACCCCGGCACCCCGATATGAAATCGCCCGCATGAGCATTGGTAAGTTCACGCCAGCCAACACAATTACTTTGCACGGAAAATGTTCCGATTTGGCAAGCCGGGTAGCAACATTGGCCGGGGTAGCCCCCATAACGTCCGTTAAGACCAATATGCCGTATTCACTTTGGACCCGGGTAGCTGCTTCATAGACACGATCAAAACTAATCTTGGTGTCTTCATACGGAGGAATATCAACTGCAGCCATACGATCTGGCACCTTGCCATATGTGTGCTCAACAAAACCAAGCATCGATCCGGCAATTGGGGTGTGGGCAACAATTAGAATTCCTGGCACCTTAAATGAGCTCCTTTTCAAGCAATGTAAGCCATTTTTGAGCAATATCCAAATTCGTTTGTTGAGTGATTTCTACAAAACAAGTTGGGCTTGTCACATTAATCTCGGTCAAGTAACCGCCGATCATGTCAAGGCCCACTAAGAACAGGCCGCGCTTAGCCAGAATAGGCGCTAAATGATTTGCAATTTCTTCTTCGCGCGCTGTCAAGGCCATCGCCAGTCCTTTCCCGCCAACGGCTAAGTTCCCACGAATCTCCGAGCCCTGCGGAATGCGCGCCAAGGCATAAGGCATGACCTCGCCCCCAATGAGCAGAACCCGCTTATCTCCAGAAGTAATTTCGGGCAAGTAACGCTGCGCCATCAGGGTGCGCGAACCGTTCTCACCTAGGGTTTCAACAATGCTTGCCAAATTAAGGCCATCCGGTCCCACCCGAAATACGCCCATGCCACCCATACCATCGAGCGGCTTAATCA
This DNA window, taken from Polynucleobacter sp. HIN5, encodes the following:
- a CDS encoding S41 family peptidase — encoded protein: MRQLFRNIVLVSIGLIAGIAATIQFSATAQQGTSTLPLDELRTLSNVFGQIKREYVEPIDDKQLLTDAVKGMVSSLDPHSAYLDKKDFAEMQEQTAGKFAGLGIEITSEDGLVKVLNPIEGSPAAKAGLQAGDLITRLDDKPVRGMSLDKAVRTMRGTPGTKITLTIFRKSEERTFPVTITRAEIKVQSIRAKIVDNNIAWVRITSFQERTIPDLAKKLAELAAKDPSLKGLVLDLRNNGGGLLQGAVGVAAAFLPPGAVIVSTKGQAPDSRQVFNAVPAMYKLNESNDPLDEVPPLFKKIPMVVLVNAYSASASEIVAGALQDYKRATILGKTTFGKGSVQTVRPLSSDSALKITTAYYYTPNGRSIQAFGIKPDIPVDQNKDGDPEDVLITREIDSEKHLRNKQSSEETLIKDREKRRLQELQLIEERNAKKTPEEREKEKNRRPPEFGSNDDFMLQQAIAFLNGQTVKRSASKLE
- a CDS encoding HesA/MoeB/ThiF family protein encodes the protein MNDEQLLRYSRHLLLDEIDIAGQERLLSSHVLIIGAGGLGSACAPYLAAAGVGKITLVDHDHVELTNLQRQIMHQVNSIGMSKVASGERFLKSLNPGCQVKALEKKVDEPLLEELIQNVDVVVDCTDNFLTRHLINRVCVNYKKVLVSGAALRFDGQVSVFDFRDPSSPCYACVFPPDPNYVETNCASMGVFAPLVGIIGSIAAAQTLQVMIGFGESLLGRLLIWNARTTQVDEIKLARQHTCPVCGSGVR
- the ptsP gene encoding phosphoenolpyruvate--protein phosphotransferase, translating into MTFALHGIAVSKGIAIGKAVLISRAALEVSHYLIEPGTEEAEANKLLEAFDCVRQELNTLKAALPKDAPQEMAAFLDVHQLILSDPTLAEKPLALIRQKRLNAAWALTTELNDLLEQFSEMDDPYLKERGNDIRQVAERVLKALQSHNRQTVIGGEGLITGHFEDDTIVVAHDIAPHDMLRFKENALSGFVTDLGGKTSHTAIVARSLEIPAVVGIRHASDMIEHGDWIVIDGDRGIVVVAPDEMLLAQYRNLQSEKRIESEKLQELKYSPTCTKDGVEIELFANIELPEDAKHALDLGAVGIGLFRSEFLFMNQEYGLPDEEKQYQEYTRAVEAMFGLPVNIRTIDIGSDKAVAGAETGSTGTSPLGLRAIRWSLSEPEIFLTQLRAILRASAHGQVRLLLPMLAHAQEIHESLRLIEKAKQQLQERGQAFNPDIQVGAMIEIPAAALMMPLFVKHFDYLSIGTNDLIQYTLAIDRADHAVAHLYDPLNPAVLNLIAGIIREANRANVPIAVCGEMAGDPALTKLLLAMGLTDFSMHFSQLLLVKREIMQADTRKLKLHIDELLAAYEPVEQSVLFNRLNSIH
- a CDS encoding HPr family phosphocarrier protein, whose product is MPKVDIEIINKLGLHARASAKLSQLASEYPCEVFMSKNGRRINAKSIMGVMMLAAGMGSSVTIETVGEREDEALKKICELIDNRFGEGE
- a CDS encoding PTS sugar transporter subunit IIA — translated: MPGILIVAHTPIAGSMLGFVEHTYGKVPDRMAAVDIPPYEDTKISFDRVYEAATRVQSEYGILVLTDVMGATPANVATRLAKSEHFPCKVIVLAGVNLPMLMRAISYRGAGVESVALKAMQGGQNGIIRLGAPSLMADADLILNQNAGTSDAKS
- the gshB gene encoding glutathione synthase, producing MKFLFIADPLDSLKVEKDSTLAMMRAAQAAGHAIWYTQSHDLVWGQGKARARCQMIELLDGEHWYALGSFEEHPLEYFSAVLMRQDPPFTVEYLTSTWILSAAVLQGARVFNSPDAVRNHSEKLSITEFPQFIPPSLVTRDIHAIRDFHQLHHDIVIKPLDGMGGMGVFRVGPDGLNLASIVETLGENGSRTLMAQRYLPEITSGDKRVLLIGGEVMPYALARIPQGSEIRGNLAVGGKGLAMALTAREEEIANHLAPILAKRGLFLVGLDMIGGYLTEINVTSPTCFVEITQQTNLDIAQKWLTLLEKELI